Part of the Gloeocapsa sp. DLM2.Bin57 genome is shown below.
CAATAAACAATCAGCCCATTGTTCCCCTGGATTAACTATACCATCAACTAGATCCAGATTAACTAGTGCACTAGTAGCGTCAACCCTTTCGATTCTTTCGAGACTATTATCTAAAGCTATAGCTAACTTTACATCTTTGGGTAAAACTCTGAGATATTCTTGAACAACTTGTCCTACTTTTAAGTTTTTGGGGGGATTATCACCGAGCCAACTTGCATTACTAGTAAATTTATTTAGACTATGCAACTGTAAATATTGCTCAGGTTTTAATTCAGGTATCGCGAATAGAGAGTTAGCACCATAATTTTGTAAAACCGTTGCGGGTAATCCTAATAGATTTACTTGTGGTTCTTCTCCAATTGAGCTAAGATAACCATGAGCAGAAAAAGCTGATTGGGATTTTAGGTAGTAAACCACATCTGATGTCAGAGCAGGTTTACTCAATTGAGGTTGTTGTTGACTTCCCATCACAGTAGCGATATTAGCAGTAGCTTGAGCTAAACTAGTAATTAAATTAGTCGGGGGAATTTTTGACCAAAGATCTTGAGTAAGATTATAAGTAAATAAACCCGCACTAAAATTTTGCCAACGTTGTTCAACCGCTAGTTGATTTTCTGCTCCCGCGTGTAATAATATTGGTTGAAGATTTTTTTTAGTTGAAGGTATCCCTAATCGTATTTGTTCAGCAAAAGCTACCTCTGAGATATTTTCTTGTTGTTCACCAGGTGGTAATAAAGAACGAACTTTCAAGTTACCGAGAAGTAATTGACTAGGAATAGCATAACTAGTATCTAAGACTAGAGTAACCTTATCTGTAGGTAAAGATTGGGCTAATAAAACTAAGGTTTTTTCTAGTAAATGATTACTAGTGGAGTTCTTTTTATTGGGGAAGCTACTATCTACTGGTACTAAACTAGGGAGATTAGTTTGATTAGGGAGACTTGCTAAACTACCATAACCGCTAAAATGAAAAACCACTATATCAGTAGCTTTAGCTTGTTTAATAAGATGTTCTGTAAAAGCGGTTTCGATGTTTTCCCTAGTTGCTTCTTTTTCAGTGAGGGTAACAATATCCTGGGGTTGAAAATTAAAACGGTGAATTAACAACTCTTTTTGTAACTCAACATCCGTCAAACAACCATTCAATTGAGGATAGTGAGGATATTGATTAATTCCTACTAACAAAGCTAACTTACGGTTAGTTGTAGCAGCTAGAGTTTGAACATAGCGGTTAAATCCAGGTAAAGTGAGTTGACTAGTACCTAGAGTTAGTATAGCTAATCCCGTTTGTTGTAAAAACCGCCTTCGTTCAATTCTCATGCTGACTGCTTAGGTTTTGTAATTACAGCATTTTTAGGATAACAAAAAAAGCCCGCACTTGTTTAAAAGTGCAGGAATTTGACTTAAACCTTTTGTACTTGAGATTGCATTGCTTGAGATAATTCTGCTGCAACTTCAGGACGAGAAAATTCAGGGGGTGGTAATTCACCACGACGCAACATTTCTCTTACTTTTGTACCTGAGAGGTGAATACGATCTTCTTTAGTCGCGGGACTAGTTTTGGTTGTCGCCATTTGTTGAGTTAACTTACAATAAAAAGCGTGTTCAAACATCATCGGGACGATTTCTAACTCATGGGGTTCAAACTCAGCAAAAATCTTTTGTGCATCGTAAGTACCGTAATAATCTCCTACACCCGCGTGGTCTCTACCGACGATAAAATGGGTACAGCCATAGTTTTTACGGATTAAAGCGTGGAAAATCGCTTCTCTAGGACCTGCGTAACGCATGGCTGAAGGATTGATAGCCAGAATAACGCGATCGTGAGGATAATATTTTTCGAGCATAATCTCATAACAACGCATTCTCACGTCTGCGGGGATATCATCTTCTTTCGTTGCACCTACGAGAGGATGTAAGAAGAGTCCATCAACTACCTCCATCGCACATTTTTGAATATATTCGTGAGCGCGATGTATGGGGTTGCGGGTTTGAAAACCGACAATAGTTTGCCATCCTTTCTCTTTAAACATAGCCCTTGATTGTAGGGGATCTATTTGATAGGAAGGGAAGAGAGGATGAGCTTCTCTGTCTAATAACCAAACAGGACCTGCTAAATTAACTGGTCCAGATTCAGATAAAACTTTAACACCAGGATGCTTCTGCTCGTCGGTTAAGTAAACATTGACCGCTTCGTGAGCTTTATTGTAGTGGTATTTTTGGGTTAGTTCTAAAACCCCGATAAATTTACCTTCAGAGTTATCTAGACGTACCCAATTACCTTCTTTGAGGGAGTCTGCTACTTCTTCTGACACAGAGAGAGTCACGGGTAATGACCAAGGAAGACCGTTGGTTAGACGCATATCTTCAACTACTGTCTCGTAGTCTGCTTGTTCCATAAACCCTTTTAGAGGACTAAAACCACCGATGGCGATCATCACTAAGTCAGATTCAGCCCGTTGATCTAGTTGTACTCTAGGTAGAGAGTCGGCTAATTGGAGAAATTCTGCTCTTTCTGCAGCTGTGGCTACGCGATTGATTAAATGACCACCGTGGGGGGTAATTCCGTCTATATGTGTACTCATACTCTTATAATAGTTAAGTCTTTGCCTATTTTCTCACGTTGATGTCATTTATGGTTAATTTTCCCCAACAGATTTGTAACTGGATTAATGGTCAAGAAATACCCTCTCAAGGTGGTGCTTGGTTTAGTAAGTTAAACCCCTGTAATGGTCAGACACTCTGTCAAGTAACTCGTTCTCAAGCTGAGGATGTCGCTACCGCGGTAGATGTCGCTAGAAAACAATTTACTGTTGCTTGGTCGGAAATTCCACCTGTCCAAAGGGGAGAAATTCTCCATAATTTGGTCTTGGGATTAAAAGCTAGACAAGAGGAAATAGCTAAGATTGTCGCTGCTGAAACGGGTAAATCTTTTGCTTCTGCTTTGGGGGAAACTCAAGGGGCGATCGCCCTGGGTTTATTTTACGCTAGTGAGGGACAAAGACTATATGGACGTACTACCACGAGCGCTGTTCCCCATAAACACGCTTTAACGGTTCGTCAACCCCTAGGAGTAGCTGGGTTAATTATCGCTGCTAATACTCCCATCGCTAATGTCGCTTGGAAGGTTTTCCCCGCTCTCATCTGTGGTAATACTGCTGTACTTAAAGCCGCTGAAGATACCCCTATTACGGCTTGGATTTTTGGTCAAATCGCTCAAGAAGCTGGTTTACCCCCTGGAGTGTTAAATATTATTCAAGGTTACGGTGAAGAAGCGGGAGCACCTTTAGTAGCTCACCAGGATATAGATATTATTAGTTTTACTGGTTCTACCGCTGTAGGACGTCAAATTCAAACGGTAGCAGGTCCTAGTTTAAAGCGTATCTCCCTGGAATTAGGGGGGAAAAATCCCCTGGTTGTCTGTGATGATGCAGATTTAGATAATGCGGTTAATTGGACTATCTTATCAGCTTTTAGTAACGCGGGACAACGTTGCGCCGCAGGTAGTAGGATTATTATCTTTGAGTCTATCTATGATCAGTTTCGAGATTTGTTAGTAGCCAAAACTAAACAACTTAAAGTAGGACCAAAGGATACAGATGATTTAGGTCCTGTGATTAATAATAAACAATTACAACAAATGTTAAGGGCGATCGCTACTGCCCGGGCCAATGGTGCTAAAATCTTAAGCGGGGGAGATCGTCTTACCGATAGCGAACATCAAGATGGTTATTATCTCGCACCCACCCTCCTAGAGAATATCTCCCCTGAAGCGGCAATCTCCCAAACAGAATTATTTGGTCCAATTGCTATACTCTACTCTGTACCTGATTTTAACAGTGCTTTAGCTTTGGCTAATAACTCTCCCTATGGTTTAACCGCTTCTATCCATACAGGTAATTTACATCGTGCTATACGCTTCTGTGAAAAAGTTCAAGCAGGAGTAGCTGTAGTAAATGGTGGTACTTATGGAAGTGAACCCCATATGCCTTTTGGAGGTTTTAAACAGTCGGGAAATGGTACAAGAGAACCAGGTACAGAAGCTTTAGACGTTTATTCGGAATTAAAAGATATCTATATCAATATTGATCCTAACTATGTTTAGTTTTGTTCGGTCAAAGTTACAATTATGGTTTTCTCACTCTCAAACTAAAGAACCAGACAAAAAACTGATATCTTTACCGAATTTACCTAAAACTAAACTAGAAAAACAATTACAGTGCTTATCCTCTCCTATTATCTATCAAAATACTATACAAGAGGCGATCGCTCCAGCTGTTAAAAACTGGCAAGAAAATCCCGACGCTTGCCATAGCATAGTTTTTTTAAGTAATCCTGTAGAAAATATCGCTAAAATTTTAAGAGATAGTATTAATAACTGGAGTAACCATCCTGTTGATATTATCACCATCTTATCTGGTCAATCTCGATTAAGTAATCCCTTGGAGATTCCCGATTTAATCCAAGAAGTAACTCAACCCTATGCTTCTACAGATAATCCTAGTCAGACAGTATTAGTAATTCCCTCTTTACATCAGTTATTTTTACGTTCTATTGATGGTTGGGATGGTCTAGAATACCTAAGAGATTTTATTGTTAAACAACGGGATTATTTTTGGGTCATAGGTTGTAATTATTGGTCATGGGATTTTCTCGATTTTGTTTGTCAAATTAATGCTTATTTTCCTGAAATTAAATTCCTTCCTAAAATGGATGCGGAATCACTGGAAGAATGGTTTAATCCTTTATTAGAATACGTTAAAAATAACTATCAAGCTGAAGAATTAGAAAGTTTAGTTAATTCTAAATATTGGGAGGTTTTAGTTAATGAAGCTTCAGGTATCAGTAATATTGCTGCCCAATTATGGCTAGATAGTTTAGCTATTACACCAGAAGAGGTGGAGTTAAAGAATAAATCTCTTACTCTATATCAATTTAAACCATCTTTGCCTAGTTTACCAAAAATAAGCTCTCTAGATCGTTATCTACTCCACTCTGTGTTGATTCATGGACAAATTACGCGCAATCATTTAGCATTAAGTTTAGGTGAATCATCTAGTCAGATTCGCTCTTGTGTCCAAGTTTTGTTAGCTGAGGATTTGTTAAAAGACAAGGAGCATCTGCTTACTATTAATCCTAGTTATTATGACCAGATAAAAAGTGAATTAGTTAATAACAATTTTTTGGTTAGTCAAGATGAATAATTTATTGATATTTGCCCAAATAGAATCAACAGAAACTCTGGAACAATTGTTTAGAGAAATTGATATATCCAAAATTTTATATATAAGTGCATCTATATTTTTGACTTGGTTTATATTAGCTTTAATTAAATGGTTTAATAACTGGATATCAGAGAAAGTACCTCGCCGATTTCGTCTCCTAATTAAACAATCTCTTCCCTTTCAAAAAAGTATAGTTCTTTTCATTGCTATTGCTTATTTAGCCAATTTATTATTGAATTTATCCCCAACAAATCTATTAACCTTAACAGGAACAATTGCGGTTGCTTTAGGTTTCGCTTTTAAAGATTATATCAGTTCGATTATAGCAGGTTTTGTGGCGTTATTTGAAACCCCTTATCGGGTTGGCGATCGCATTAAAATTGCCGAACATTATGGAGAAGTAGTTGGTTATCAATTGCGCACGATACAATTACAAACTGCTGACGATAATCTCATCACTATTCCCCATAATAAAATCTGGACAGAGAGTATCTCTAACGCCAATACTGGACATCTAGAAGCACAAGTAGCTACTGACTTTTATTTTGATCATAGCGTAGATGTAGAAAAAGTTCTGCGCATTCTCTATCAAGCGGTTTATAGTAGTAGATACACACAATTAAAGTTGCCAGTTGTAGTAATCCTCCAGGAGCATCCCTGGGGAACTCAGTTTAAACTACGAGCATACCCCATAGATGCTAGAGAGGAATTTATTTATCAAACAGATCTAATCAGACGAGCTAAAGGAGCGTTTAACCGTCATAATTTACCTTATCCAAGACTATCACCAGTTTTCAAATCAGCGATTAATTGAGCTAATTCTTCACCAGTAGCTTGATAAACTTGGTTACAAAAATGACAGGTAGCTTCTGCACCATTATCTTTTTCAATCATATCTTGTAACTCGGCTTCTCCTAACATTTTCAGAGCACCTAACATACGTTCAGAGGAACAACCACAATTAAAGCGGACTAATTGTACCTCTGGTAAGATATTTAACCCCAAATCCCCTAATAACTCTTGGAAAATTGCGGGGATAGTATAACCATCTCGCAACAGATTAGTAAATCCAGATATTTTGCTAACTCTTGACTCAAGAAGAGCAACTAAACTATCATCTTTAGCAGCTTTGGGCATTACTTGCAATAATAATCCTCCCGAAGCAGTAACTCCTTGAGAACCAACAAATACCCCTACTAGTAAAGCAGAGGGAGTTTGTTCAGAGTTAACCAGGTAATTAGCGATATCATCTCCTACCTCTCCTGAGACTAATTCTACGGTACTAGAGTAAGGGTAACCGTAACCCACGTCTCTAACCACGTAGAGATATCCTTGTTTACCGATCGCCCCACCTACATCTAATTTACCGATCGCATTGGGAGGGAGCTCAACTCCAGGGTTATTGACGTATCCTCTGACTGCACCATCTACCCCAGCATCAACTAGTAAACCACCTAATGGTCCATTCCCTTTAATGCGGATATTGACTCTAGAAGCTTCTGTTTTCATGCTAGAAGCTAATAATAAACCCGCAGACATTGCTCTTCCTAAAGCTGCTGTCGCTACGTAGGAGAGATGATGTCTTTGACGTGCTTCTTCGCTTACTCGATTAGTGATGGTTGCTACTGCTCTAATACCACCATTAGCTGCGGTGGCTTTAATTAGTTGATCTGCCATGATTTAATTAACTTAACTTTATCTTCCATTGTAAATTCCTTGCTCACAGGTTTTTGGTAAATTCCCCTATATCTTTGGATATGGGAAAGCTTAAATGTTATAATCATGAAATCAAATTTATTTCTGAACAATCACAGCGAATGTCCTGGCAAAGAGACTATATTTTTCAAGTTATTGGTCGTTTAACTTTAACTGCTATTGTTTGTGTTGTTTATTACACTTCTGAAA
Proteins encoded:
- a CDS encoding DUF4384 domain-containing protein → MRIERRRFLQQTGLAILTLGTSQLTLPGFNRYVQTLAATTNRKLALLVGINQYPHYPQLNGCLTDVELQKELLIHRFNFQPQDIVTLTEKEATRENIETAFTEHLIKQAKATDIVVFHFSGYGSLASLPNQTNLPSLVPVDSSFPNKKNSTSNHLLEKTLVLLAQSLPTDKVTLVLDTSYAIPSQLLLGNLKVRSLLPPGEQQENISEVAFAEQIRLGIPSTKKNLQPILLHAGAENQLAVEQRWQNFSAGLFTYNLTQDLWSKIPPTNLITSLAQATANIATVMGSQQQPQLSKPALTSDVVYYLKSQSAFSAHGYLSSIGEEPQVNLLGLPATVLQNYGANSLFAIPELKPEQYLQLHSLNKFTSNASWLGDNPPKNLKVGQVVQEYLRVLPKDVKLAIALDNSLERIERVDATSALVNLDLVDGIVNPGEQWADCLLAKTSTGYGLLTQKGNLIPKTTGEVNEAIKSAVTRLTPNLAVILAAKLSRLTLNQASSRLPVEVSLTIFDQRNQMIWQKISQSGGKQDKITRKNPGQFLPSIPINKSIQYRLTNQGNNPIYFILLSILPDHQAIALYTPPLNQKTLPSVVNPGETRVIPNPNNSFTWKTSEPLGITETLVICSDSPFKNTLETLGNQQQTLGNKETIVLLLKPLGVIQAILTDLDNASQAKSKLIPNSADNYTLAVTHWASLSFVINTQ
- the sat gene encoding sulfate adenylyltransferase, with translation MSTHIDGITPHGGHLINRVATAAERAEFLQLADSLPRVQLDQRAESDLVMIAIGGFSPLKGFMEQADYETVVEDMRLTNGLPWSLPVTLSVSEEVADSLKEGNWVRLDNSEGKFIGVLELTQKYHYNKAHEAVNVYLTDEQKHPGVKVLSESGPVNLAGPVWLLDREAHPLFPSYQIDPLQSRAMFKEKGWQTIVGFQTRNPIHRAHEYIQKCAMEVVDGLFLHPLVGATKEDDIPADVRMRCYEIMLEKYYPHDRVILAINPSAMRYAGPREAIFHALIRKNYGCTHFIVGRDHAGVGDYYGTYDAQKIFAEFEPHELEIVPMMFEHAFYCKLTQQMATTKTSPATKEDRIHLSGTKVREMLRRGELPPPEFSRPEVAAELSQAMQSQVQKV
- a CDS encoding aldehyde dehydrogenase; this encodes MVNFPQQICNWINGQEIPSQGGAWFSKLNPCNGQTLCQVTRSQAEDVATAVDVARKQFTVAWSEIPPVQRGEILHNLVLGLKARQEEIAKIVAAETGKSFASALGETQGAIALGLFYASEGQRLYGRTTTSAVPHKHALTVRQPLGVAGLIIAANTPIANVAWKVFPALICGNTAVLKAAEDTPITAWIFGQIAQEAGLPPGVLNIIQGYGEEAGAPLVAHQDIDIISFTGSTAVGRQIQTVAGPSLKRISLELGGKNPLVVCDDADLDNAVNWTILSAFSNAGQRCAAGSRIIIFESIYDQFRDLLVAKTKQLKVGPKDTDDLGPVINNKQLQQMLRAIATARANGAKILSGGDRLTDSEHQDGYYLAPTLLENISPEAAISQTELFGPIAILYSVPDFNSALALANNSPYGLTASIHTGNLHRAIRFCEKVQAGVAVVNGGTYGSEPHMPFGGFKQSGNGTREPGTEALDVYSELKDIYINIDPNYV
- a CDS encoding MarR family transcriptional regulator; translation: MFSFVRSKLQLWFSHSQTKEPDKKLISLPNLPKTKLEKQLQCLSSPIIYQNTIQEAIAPAVKNWQENPDACHSIVFLSNPVENIAKILRDSINNWSNHPVDIITILSGQSRLSNPLEIPDLIQEVTQPYASTDNPSQTVLVIPSLHQLFLRSIDGWDGLEYLRDFIVKQRDYFWVIGCNYWSWDFLDFVCQINAYFPEIKFLPKMDAESLEEWFNPLLEYVKNNYQAEELESLVNSKYWEVLVNEASGISNIAAQLWLDSLAITPEEVELKNKSLTLYQFKPSLPSLPKISSLDRYLLHSVLIHGQITRNHLALSLGESSSQIRSCVQVLLAEDLLKDKEHLLTINPSYYDQIKSELVNNNFLVSQDE
- a CDS encoding mechanosensitive ion channel family protein, with translation MNNLLIFAQIESTETLEQLFREIDISKILYISASIFLTWFILALIKWFNNWISEKVPRRFRLLIKQSLPFQKSIVLFIAIAYLANLLLNLSPTNLLTLTGTIAVALGFAFKDYISSIIAGFVALFETPYRVGDRIKIAEHYGEVVGYQLRTIQLQTADDNLITIPHNKIWTESISNANTGHLEAQVATDFYFDHSVDVEKVLRILYQAVYSSRYTQLKLPVVVILQEHPWGTQFKLRAYPIDAREEFIYQTDLIRRAKGAFNRHNLPYPRLSPVFKSAIN
- the hslO gene encoding Hsp33 family molecular chaperone HslO, with amino-acid sequence MADQLIKATAANGGIRAVATITNRVSEEARQRHHLSYVATAALGRAMSAGLLLASSMKTEASRVNIRIKGNGPLGGLLVDAGVDGAVRGYVNNPGVELPPNAIGKLDVGGAIGKQGYLYVVRDVGYGYPYSSTVELVSGEVGDDIANYLVNSEQTPSALLVGVFVGSQGVTASGGLLLQVMPKAAKDDSLVALLESRVSKISGFTNLLRDGYTIPAIFQELLGDLGLNILPEVQLVRFNCGCSSERMLGALKMLGEAELQDMIEKDNGAEATCHFCNQVYQATGEELAQLIADLKTGDSLG